A single window of Candidatus Tanganyikabacteria bacterium DNA harbors:
- a CDS encoding alpha/beta hydrolase: MTTKARTVRFEPPGRPRRQGRLLLLGPMTIGTLDRMRMVSVYLPPGYDEDGKRFPVQYMFDGQNLFDPTTSFCGDWGMDLVVDDLVRRGDSGPVISVGIYNGGEHRMSEQSPWPEPHWDCAGEGDAFLEWIIGPLKHEIDKRFRTLTDREHTGIGGSSMGGLTALYALFRFPQVFGRSLVMSPSLWFARGKIFDYVASASGKPANSKVYLDFGGREMRAGPGTRLLKDARIMRELLVSSGFVQGKDLLWVEDPSGVHNEACWNARLPKAMKFLWAGGQEAMAKDVYQAG, encoded by the coding sequence GTGACCACGAAGGCGCGCACGGTCAGATTCGAACCGCCCGGTCGCCCCCGCCGCCAGGGGAGACTGCTGCTGCTCGGGCCGATGACCATCGGAACGCTCGACCGCATGCGCATGGTCTCGGTGTACCTGCCCCCGGGCTACGACGAAGACGGCAAGCGCTTCCCCGTGCAGTACATGTTCGACGGCCAGAACCTCTTCGACCCGACGACCTCATTCTGCGGCGACTGGGGGATGGACCTGGTCGTCGACGACCTGGTCCGGCGCGGCGACTCCGGCCCGGTGATCTCGGTGGGGATCTACAACGGCGGCGAGCACAGGATGTCCGAGCAGTCGCCGTGGCCGGAGCCGCACTGGGATTGCGCCGGCGAGGGCGACGCGTTCCTGGAGTGGATCATCGGGCCGCTCAAGCACGAGATAGACAAGCGATTCCGGACCCTGACGGATCGCGAACACACCGGCATCGGCGGCTCCTCGATGGGCGGCCTGACGGCGCTGTACGCCCTGTTCCGGTTCCCGCAGGTCTTCGGCCGGTCGCTGGTGATGTCCCCTTCGCTGTGGTTCGCGCGGGGCAAGATCTTCGACTACGTGGCGTCGGCCAGCGGCAAGCCCGCGAACAGCAAGGTCTACCTCGATTTCGGCGGCCGCGAGATGCGTGCCGGGCCGGGCACGCGCCTGCTCAAGGACGCCCGGATCATGCGGGAGTTGCTGGTCTCGTCGGGCTTCGTGCAAGGCAAGGACCTGCTCTGGGTCGAGGACCCGTCGGGCGTGCACAACGAAGCTTGCTGGAATGCCCG